Proteins encoded in a region of the Strix aluco isolate bStrAlu1 chromosome 26, bStrAlu1.hap1, whole genome shotgun sequence genome:
- the SELENON gene encoding selenoprotein N, protein MAGPGAAPPRLALALAALAALVAVKYYRDAEAARQQELALKSLGNEGLFLFSSLDTNNDLYLSPEEFKPIAEKLTGVAPMSEFEEEETPDPSGETLSIVAKFQPLVMETMTKSKDGFLGISHVALSGLRNWTAPAAPMSVMLARQFKAFLPPKNKLNLGDPWWIIPSELNIFTGYLSNNRFYPPPPKGKEIIIHRLLSMFHPRPFVKTRFAPQGAVACIQAISTFYYTVAFRIHAEFQLNEPPDFPFWFSPGQFTGHIILSKDSSHVREFKLFVPNNRSLNVDMEWLYGASESSNMEVDIGYLPQMELESTGPSVPSVIHDENGNVIDSRDPSGEPIQFVFEEITWQQEIPWEEAAQKLEVAMYPFKKVSYLPFTQAFERAKAEKKLVHSILLWGALDDQSCUGSGRTLRETVLESSPILALLNESFISSWSLVKELEELQSNRENEFYSKLADLHLEKYNFPVEMIICLPNGTVVHHINANYFLDITSMKPEDVESSIFSFSTNFEDPSTATYLQFLKEGLQRAKPYLQT, encoded by the exons GAGCTGGCACTGAAGTCTTTGGGAAATGAGGGgctgtttctcttttcttctctggacACAAACAACGATCTGTACCTCAGTCCAGAAGAGTTCAAACCGATAGCTGAGAAGCTGACGG GGGTTGCTCCCATGTCAGAATTTGAAGAGGAGGAGACGCCTGATCCAAGCGGGGAGACGTTGTCCATTGTGGCTAAATTCCAGCCTTTGGTCATGGAGACGATGACGAAGAGCAAAGACGGTTTCTTGGGA ATTTCTCACGTTGCTCTGTCTGGGCTGAGGAATTGGACTGCCCCAGCAGCCCCTATGAGTGTGATGCTTGCCAGGCAGTTTAAAGCCTTTCTTCCTCCAAAGAATAAACTGAATCTTGGGGATCCGTGGTGGATAATTCCCAGTGAATTGAACATCTTCACTGGGTATCTTTCCAACAACAGATTTTACCCTCCACCCCCCAAGGGCAAAGAG ATCATAATCCACAGGCTTCTGAGCATGTTCCACCCACGCCCCTTCGTCAAAACCCGCTTTGCTCCCCAGGGTGCTGTGGCCTGCATCCAAGCCATCAGCACCTTCTACTACACCGTAGCGTTCAG GATCCATGCTGAGTTCCAGCTGAATGAGCCACCAGACTTCCCCTTCTGGTTTTCCCCAGGCCAGTTCACAGGTCACATCATCCTCTCCAAGGATTCTTCCCATGTCCGAGAGTTTAAACTCTTCGTCCCTAACAACAG GTCCCTGAACGTTGATATGGAGTGGCTGTATGGGGCGAGCGAGAGCAGCAACATGGAAGTGGATATCGGTTACCTGCCTCAG ATGGAGCTGGAATCGACAGGGCCTTCAGTCCCCTCTGTGATCCATGATGAGAATGGAAATGTGATTGACAGCAGGGATCCCTCAGGGGAGCCCATTCAGTTTGTGTTTGAAGAGATAACCTGGCAGCAGGAAATCCCCTGGGAAGAGGCAGCCCAGAAGCTGGAAGTGGCCATGTATCCATTTAAGAAG GTCTCCTATCTTCCCTTCACACAAGCTTTTGAgagagcaaaagcagaaaagaagctGGTGCACTCGATCCTGCTGTGGGGTGCCCTGGATGACCAGTCCTGCTGAG GTTCGGGGCGAACTCTCCGGGAAACCGTCCTGGAAAGTTCGCCCATCCTCGCCCTGCTGAACGAGAGCTTCATTAGCAGCTGGTCGCTGgtgaaggagctggaggagctgcag agcaacagagagaatgagTTCTACAGCAAGCTGGCTGACCTGCACCTGGAGAAATACAACTTCCCCGTGGAGATGATCATCTGCCTCCCCAACGGCACAGTG gTTCACCATATCAATGCCAACTACTTCCTGGACATTACTTCTATGAAGCCTGAAGATGTTGAAAGTAGCATCTTTAGTTTCTCAACCAATTTTGAAGACCCTTCTACTGCAACTTACCTCCAGTTCCTGAAGGAAGGACTGCAAAGAGCAAAACCATACCTGCAGACCTAA